One Thermococcus sp. DNA segment encodes these proteins:
- a CDS encoding diacylglycerol/polyprenol kinase family protein codes for MTIKVELKRKALHMMGLLVPLSYLLFGTDLTLALIGFTFFSFVALEPFRIIESFRDKIKRRLRLYVKPDVMESVERIERFADEIAREHEHHRVAAHIYFAAATFINLYFFPPAIAMGAVTVATLGDAMAAIVGKSVGRHRFSNGKSLEGSLAYFISGVAILWPLLGLPLAVVGSLAGMVAEFYNFPPDDNFSNQLTVSLALYMVSTII; via the coding sequence GTGACGATAAAGGTGGAGCTTAAGCGCAAGGCCCTTCACATGATGGGTCTACTGGTTCCGCTCTCCTACCTGCTCTTTGGGACGGACCTCACGCTGGCGCTCATAGGTTTTACGTTCTTCTCTTTCGTCGCCCTTGAGCCCTTCAGGATAATAGAATCCTTCAGGGACAAAATAAAGCGTAGACTCCGCCTCTATGTAAAACCCGATGTCATGGAGAGCGTTGAGCGAATTGAGAGGTTCGCGGACGAGATAGCCCGCGAGCACGAGCATCACCGTGTTGCGGCCCATATATACTTCGCGGCTGCCACCTTCATAAACCTCTACTTCTTCCCGCCGGCTATCGCGATGGGTGCGGTGACCGTCGCCACCCTGGGAGATGCAATGGCGGCAATCGTCGGCAAATCCGTAGGCAGGCACCGCTTCAGCAACGGCAAAAGCCTCGAAGGGAGTCTCGCCTACTTCATCTCGGGTGTCGCCATATTATGGCCCCTCCTGGGCCTTCCCCTTGCTGTCGTGGGTTCCCTCGCTGGTATGGTTGCGGAGTTCTACAACTTCCCGCCGGATGATAACTTCTCCAATCAGCTTACGGTCTCACTGGCCCTCTACATGGTGTCGACCATTATCTGA
- a CDS encoding HAD family hydrolase, which translates to MLVLIDLDDTLCNTWEAGKYTILRLIPHLLRKRKFRAFLYILSARYRELEQSRELHMMDLDKILERLMEKVYGRVSGEELEDITNLVDRVFFSNLHLFPDALLFLERLKRMGARLVLITDSSTYWQRKKLEYLGIKDYFDALIISGETGHSKLEPHNFRLALERFPRERRVYVVGDRDDTDMRRGKEIGAVTILVNRGYFSGRRPKYADYVVKNLLEALEVMERDDKGGA; encoded by the coding sequence ATGCTGGTCCTGATAGACCTCGACGACACCCTTTGCAACACCTGGGAGGCCGGAAAGTACACGATACTCAGGCTGATCCCGCACCTGCTCAGAAAACGGAAGTTCAGGGCTTTTCTGTACATACTGAGCGCCCGCTACCGTGAGCTTGAGCAGTCGCGGGAGCTCCACATGATGGACCTTGATAAGATCCTTGAAAGGCTCATGGAGAAGGTCTACGGCAGGGTGTCCGGGGAGGAGCTCGAGGACATCACGAATCTCGTGGACAGGGTTTTCTTCTCCAACCTCCATCTGTTCCCCGATGCGTTGCTCTTCCTGGAGAGGCTCAAGCGTATGGGTGCCAGGCTGGTTTTGATAACGGACTCCTCAACGTACTGGCAGAGGAAGAAGCTCGAGTACCTTGGGATAAAGGACTACTTCGACGCGCTCATAATCAGCGGGGAGACGGGTCACAGCAAGCTCGAACCCCATAACTTCAGACTGGCGCTTGAGAGGTTCCCCAGGGAAAGACGGGTCTACGTGGTGGGCGACAGGGACGATACCGACATGAGGAGAGGGAAGGAGATCGGGGCGGTTACCATACTCGTTAACAGGGGGTACTTCAGTGGCAGGAGACCGAAGTACGCTGATTACGTTGTGAAAAACCTTCTGGAAGCGCTGGAGGTGATGGAACGTGACGATAAAGGTGGAGCTTAA
- a CDS encoding alpha-amylase/4-alpha-glucanotransferase domain-containing protein has protein sequence MLNFVFGIHNHQPLGNFGWVFESAYERSYNPFMETLEMYPNMKAAVHYSGPLLEWIAENRPEHIDLLRSLVGKGQLEVVVAGFYEPVLAAIPKEDRIAQINLLKEFAKKLGYDARGVWLTERVWQPELVKSLRAAGIDYVIVDDYHFMSAGLSKEELYWPYYTEDGGEVISVFPIDEKLRYLIPFRPVEKTVEYLHSLDNGDEGKLVVFHDDGEKFGVWPGTYEWVHEKGWLREFFDRISSDERINLTLYSEYLSRFRPRGLVYLPIASYFEMSEWSLPAKQAKLFVEFVERLKDGNKFERYRVFVRGGIWKNFFFKYPESNYMHKRMLMVSKLVRENPEARGFILKAQCNDAYWHGVFGGVYLPHLRRAVWENIIKANSRVSTGSFIRDVDFDGRDEVFIEDESFYAVFKPSYGGALFELSSKKKAVNYNDVLARRWEHYYEIPGAATPEEGGGEGMASIHEVGKRIPEEIRRELAYDDHLRAILQDHFLDPETTLDEYRLNRHIELGDFVTGAYDYGLFEGGVTLERDGIVSGRPARVEKTFHLTENGFVVDYAVRSESVALFGVELNLAVHSVMEEPGEFEAGEFEVNDPYGIGRAAVELDKKARVWKYPIKTLSQSEAGWDFIQQGVSYTVLFPVEGELRFRLRFGELQ, from the coding sequence ATGCTGAATTTTGTGTTTGGTATCCACAACCATCAACCCCTGGGGAACTTCGGATGGGTCTTTGAGAGCGCTTATGAGAGGTCATACAACCCTTTTATGGAAACCCTTGAGATGTACCCCAACATGAAGGCCGCGGTTCACTACTCAGGCCCCCTTCTTGAGTGGATAGCGGAGAACAGGCCCGAGCACATAGACCTACTCCGCTCCCTCGTGGGGAAGGGACAGCTTGAGGTGGTCGTCGCCGGCTTTTACGAGCCGGTTCTGGCGGCCATCCCAAAGGAGGACAGGATAGCGCAGATAAACCTCCTGAAGGAATTTGCAAAGAAGCTGGGTTACGACGCGAGGGGGGTGTGGCTAACCGAGAGGGTGTGGCAGCCAGAGCTCGTCAAAAGCCTCCGTGCTGCCGGGATAGATTACGTTATCGTCGATGACTATCACTTCATGAGTGCTGGCCTGAGCAAGGAGGAACTCTATTGGCCGTACTACACGGAGGATGGCGGCGAGGTGATATCGGTCTTCCCCATAGACGAAAAGCTCCGCTACCTAATCCCGTTCAGACCCGTTGAGAAAACGGTTGAGTACCTCCACTCCCTAGACAACGGTGATGAGGGTAAGCTCGTCGTGTTCCACGACGACGGTGAAAAGTTCGGCGTCTGGCCCGGAACCTACGAGTGGGTTCACGAAAAAGGCTGGCTGAGGGAGTTCTTTGACAGGATTTCAAGTGATGAGAGGATTAATCTGACGCTTTATTCCGAGTACCTCTCCCGCTTTAGGCCGCGCGGTCTTGTCTATCTTCCGATAGCCTCGTACTTCGAGATGAGTGAGTGGTCCCTCCCGGCAAAGCAGGCAAAGCTCTTCGTGGAGTTCGTTGAGAGGCTTAAGGATGGAAACAAGTTCGAGCGCTACCGCGTCTTCGTCCGCGGCGGCATCTGGAAGAACTTCTTCTTCAAGTACCCGGAGAGCAACTACATGCACAAGAGGATGCTCATGGTGAGCAAACTCGTTCGAGAGAACCCTGAGGCGAGGGGGTTCATCTTAAAGGCCCAGTGCAACGATGCCTACTGGCATGGCGTCTTCGGAGGGGTTTACCTCCCGCACCTTAGGAGGGCTGTGTGGGAGAACATCATAAAAGCCAATTCCAGAGTTTCCACTGGAAGCTTCATTAGGGACGTAGACTTCGACGGCCGCGACGAGGTGTTCATCGAGGACGAGAGCTTCTACGCCGTTTTTAAGCCCTCCTACGGTGGTGCACTCTTCGAGCTCAGCTCTAAGAAAAAGGCCGTCAACTACAACGACGTGCTCGCGAGGCGCTGGGAGCACTACTACGAGATTCCCGGGGCCGCGACACCGGAAGAGGGAGGAGGGGAAGGCATGGCAAGCATACACGAGGTCGGGAAACGGATTCCTGAGGAGATACGGCGCGAGCTCGCCTACGATGACCACCTGAGGGCCATCCTTCAGGACCACTTCCTTGACCCGGAGACGACCCTTGACGAGTACCGCCTCAACAGGCACATCGAGCTTGGGGACTTCGTGACGGGTGCCTACGACTACGGCCTTTTTGAGGGTGGCGTCACACTTGAGAGGGACGGAATCGTCTCCGGAAGGCCGGCGAGGGTGGAGAAGACCTTCCACCTGACGGAGAATGGTTTCGTCGTTGACTACGCTGTGAGGAGCGAGTCGGTGGCCCTCTTCGGAGTCGAGCTCAATCTTGCCGTCCACAGCGTCATGGAGGAGCCGGGGGAGTTCGAGGCTGGGGAGTTCGAGGTGAACGACCCCTACGGCATCGGAAGGGCGGCGGTGGAGCTCGACAAAAAGGCGAGGGTGTGGAAGTACCCGATAAAGACCCTCAGCCAGAGCGAAGCCGGCTGGGACTTCATCCAGCAGGGGGTCAGTTACACCGTCCTGTTCCCCGTTGAGGGCGAGTTGAGGTTCAGGCTGAGGTTTGGGGAGCTCCAGTAA
- a CDS encoding CARDB domain-containing protein has protein sequence MRKGIAFLTVFLVLLSLVPATRLVGAAYGQKIVDGSLNDWTSSDLVAVGRNNGLAGANLDKLYVSWDDNYLYIALKTNNTASWDVAYGFAIDVDPGSGKGYTGGSNPSDSWGRNIGFGNGYAPDYEIYFWWSGSSGMGTDNFNSWTGSGWNYNSINGVGGTFAYTGNTSTGLRTLEIAIPWSALGGKHPKFAVMAWVTGGSGSAVDSLPVDPAIDYSNIGNEWSDTDTFTNMLAAEWFLMPDLTVTLSGPGAVGLHRTGTFNVTVKNEGSLAVSGAEVVVYIDNQTYTNWTTNLTAGGSKWFTFNWTPNTTGIHVIKAVVDPYNLIPEANENNNEFSMNVSVIWVGNIDVDGNPSDWDITPGNPNTLKVENGIALWTDAVGDQRHDKDQYLPGGTSSHADLTEVGVTKDDRYVYFLFEFANMSNIKIGDNGATFIAVPIDYKKGGANWFAGEMDTNSVIQWDIQMVINLCSDQYVGQREAITSAGNTKRSLLYFVDPDGNIMNVSGALVGINLNKNTIEVRIPVSVFGGAKGFNFQVATGFSYGDAVWNFGNPFANDDISDIVDLITTEPTTAMELSDNVPDYYIHITMNNVIEGASLVNVKVQRLIAYQNTFVMINKFYGIRDFQRSYASYTNLMKELSNMPLTENMKERLDKAQSQVAELLKLYDEGRTTIDMPNYAFGASLEIYRAYTGLREVVKELKGMLATAQSGELQKQLEMEELAKNLTKKIDGNLSDWNVKPVAEDTTGFGQKGANLKALYVDYDSQFLYIAITTSNKASWRVAYGISLDYKPGGYTGPQDSWGKKMSFKRGIDAQLYFFWNGEFFGSKGTNNITTAQLALWNGTGWVYQDLKWVGFYAYTGGASNGLQTLEIAIPWKALGGKPKELYITAYITGQGTGDSAVDILPDDPCVHDKAPGDEWTDADTVSNFAKVVIS, from the coding sequence ATGCGGAAGGGAATAGCATTTTTGACCGTGTTTTTAGTCTTGTTAAGCCTTGTCCCAGCCACGAGGCTCGTTGGTGCCGCGTATGGGCAGAAAATCGTAGATGGAAGTCTCAATGACTGGACAAGTTCTGATTTAGTTGCTGTTGGACGGAACAATGGGCTCGCCGGTGCTAACCTGGACAAGCTGTACGTCTCATGGGACGATAACTACCTTTACATCGCACTCAAAACCAACAACACCGCAAGCTGGGACGTCGCGTATGGCTTTGCAATAGACGTGGATCCAGGGAGTGGGAAGGGCTACACCGGTGGAAGCAATCCCTCGGACTCATGGGGAAGGAATATAGGGTTTGGAAATGGGTACGCCCCCGATTACGAAATCTACTTCTGGTGGAGCGGGAGTTCCGGAATGGGAACGGACAACTTCAACTCATGGACCGGAAGCGGATGGAACTACAACAGTATAAACGGTGTCGGAGGAACCTTTGCATACACAGGAAACACCTCCACGGGGCTGCGAACCCTTGAGATAGCTATCCCATGGAGCGCCCTTGGAGGAAAGCACCCCAAGTTCGCGGTGATGGCGTGGGTTACGGGGGGTAGCGGGAGTGCAGTCGACAGCCTCCCCGTCGACCCGGCAATAGACTACTCCAACATCGGAAACGAATGGAGCGACACCGACACCTTCACAAACATGCTAGCCGCCGAGTGGTTCCTAATGCCCGACCTCACCGTAACCCTAAGCGGTCCGGGAGCGGTGGGACTGCACAGGACGGGCACGTTCAACGTAACCGTCAAAAATGAGGGCTCCCTGGCAGTCAGCGGTGCAGAGGTCGTTGTGTACATTGACAACCAGACGTACACCAACTGGACAACGAACCTGACCGCGGGAGGGAGCAAGTGGTTCACCTTCAACTGGACACCCAACACGACGGGAATCCACGTCATCAAGGCCGTTGTTGACCCGTACAACCTCATCCCTGAGGCCAACGAGAACAACAACGAGTTCTCCATGAACGTCAGCGTCATCTGGGTTGGTAACATAGACGTGGACGGCAACCCCAGTGACTGGGACATAACTCCGGGAAACCCCAACACCCTCAAGGTTGAGAACGGAATCGCGCTCTGGACGGACGCCGTTGGTGACCAGAGACACGATAAAGATCAGTACCTTCCAGGCGGGACTTCCTCCCACGCTGACCTCACCGAGGTCGGGGTAACCAAGGACGACAGGTACGTCTACTTCCTCTTCGAGTTCGCCAACATGAGCAACATAAAAATAGGCGACAACGGGGCCACTTTCATAGCTGTCCCCATAGACTATAAGAAGGGAGGAGCCAACTGGTTTGCAGGGGAGATGGACACGAACAGCGTCATCCAGTGGGACATCCAGATGGTTATCAACCTGTGCAGCGACCAGTACGTCGGCCAGAGGGAGGCGATCACTTCAGCGGGCAACACCAAGAGGTCCCTGCTCTACTTCGTCGATCCGGACGGGAACATCATGAACGTGAGCGGCGCCCTCGTGGGCATCAACCTTAACAAGAACACTATTGAGGTCAGAATACCAGTGAGCGTTTTCGGAGGGGCAAAGGGCTTCAACTTCCAGGTGGCCACCGGATTTAGCTACGGTGACGCGGTCTGGAACTTCGGCAACCCCTTCGCGAACGACGACATTAGCGATATAGTTGACCTGATAACCACAGAACCAACAACGGCTATGGAGCTCAGTGACAACGTCCCCGACTATTACATCCACATAACCATGAACAACGTTATAGAGGGAGCATCGTTGGTCAACGTGAAGGTCCAGCGACTCATAGCGTACCAGAACACCTTCGTCATGATAAACAAGTTTTACGGGATCAGGGACTTCCAGAGGAGCTACGCCAGCTACACGAACCTCATGAAGGAGCTCTCGAACATGCCCCTGACCGAGAACATGAAGGAGAGGCTGGATAAAGCCCAGTCCCAAGTTGCTGAACTGCTCAAGCTCTACGATGAGGGTAGAACCACGATAGACATGCCGAACTACGCGTTTGGAGCATCGCTCGAGATATACAGGGCATACACCGGACTCAGGGAGGTCGTTAAGGAGCTGAAAGGAATGCTCGCAACGGCCCAGAGCGGGGAGCTCCAGAAGCAGCTGGAGATGGAGGAACTGGCCAAGAACCTAACGAAGAAGATAGACGGCAATTTGAGTGACTGGAACGTAAAGCCAGTCGCCGAGGACACCACGGGCTTCGGACAGAAGGGTGCAAACCTCAAGGCCCTCTACGTTGACTACGACAGCCAGTTCCTGTACATAGCCATCACAACGAGCAACAAAGCATCCTGGAGGGTGGCCTACGGAATTTCGCTCGACTACAAACCCGGAGGGTACACCGGACCCCAGGACAGCTGGGGCAAGAAGATGAGCTTCAAGCGGGGAATCGACGCACAGCTGTACTTCTTCTGGAACGGGGAGTTCTTTGGGAGCAAGGGGACCAACAACATAACCACCGCACAGCTCGCCCTGTGGAACGGAACCGGATGGGTGTACCAGGATCTCAAGTGGGTCGGCTTCTACGCCTACACCGGAGGGGCCAGCAACGGTCTCCAGACCCTGGAGATAGCCATTCCATGGAAGGCGCTGGGAGGGAAGCCGAAGGAGCTCTACATCACGGCCTACATAACGGGACAGGGCACCGGGGACTCGGCGGTCGACATACTCCCGGATGATCCATGTGTCCACGACAAGGCCCCCGGCGACGAGTGGACGGACGCCGATACCGTGAGCAACTTCGCCAAGGTTGTGATCTCCTGA
- a CDS encoding DUF257 family protein, whose amino-acid sequence MGVYHTLTWGQSEGFKILIIDVLDSYSTLVSKAELMGLDPSLLNSVDVIKIGGVKKRGNVLAHIGEISEPTILSRKFKEVYAPIISNPNQKILVVVVGMEKLFVVSDISPRGVQLIVDQLAGYVGKPNRLGIYLLKKNILPPSKEFIIKLLEDIATTVIRTSKSGKLTEFHIVKSLNRELEDVLIRV is encoded by the coding sequence ATGGGGGTGTACCACACCCTCACCTGGGGGCAGTCGGAAGGGTTCAAGATCCTCATAATCGACGTGCTTGACTCGTACTCCACCCTGGTTTCCAAGGCGGAGCTCATGGGCCTGGATCCTTCACTGTTAAACAGCGTTGATGTCATAAAGATCGGGGGGGTAAAGAAGAGGGGGAACGTGCTGGCCCACATAGGGGAGATCTCCGAGCCCACAATACTGTCAAGAAAATTCAAGGAGGTGTACGCACCGATAATAAGCAACCCCAACCAGAAGATCTTGGTGGTTGTCGTGGGTATGGAGAAGCTCTTCGTTGTATCGGACATATCTCCCCGCGGGGTTCAGCTGATAGTGGACCAGCTGGCTGGCTACGTTGGAAAACCAAACAGACTCGGGATCTACCTGCTGAAGAAAAACATCCTCCCGCCGAGTAAGGAGTTCATCATCAAACTCCTGGAGGACATAGCGACGACCGTCATCAGGACGTCAAAGTCCGGGAAGCTGACCGAGTTCCACATAGTGAAGTCCCTGAACCGGGAGCTTGAGGACGTTCTTATAAGGGTCTGA
- a CDS encoding glycosyltransferase translates to MRPSLRFQSVLYLYLLLLMGLSALIPASYILELVLVFLFFMVSSGMVFYSLLILATLRGYPFSPIDVPAGFFEPTVYVLVPARNEEGVIERTARAVLNQDYSNLKLFLINDNSTDGTLEVMRIFQSTHPDRVVVVNVPPHRGRSKPGALNYTLELIESAFKRPDYVFILDADYLLSPGAVRTLIGIIENAPSYVIGIQGNVRPRNWNRNFITRFITLERLVGFNVAIEGDLKLNENGKYGGTVALLRFSHLIRLGKFNEDSVTEDTELWARGLIEGYRFIYYHGVIGWEEAVETLRDYIKQRSRWAQGHLQVMLDYYWPVLRSCSSLVEAFIEHFYMISYLVPVFWFLSVVLNGYLVLSGGVPLALARPRLFLVASVLAFLVFWFSVAYSNWLERRRFGFGVQWWFVLAYPVYFLVFVLAGVVYTMRGLLRLLVGKLHWEKTRRFT, encoded by the coding sequence ATGAGACCGTCACTCAGGTTCCAGTCGGTGCTCTACCTGTACCTCCTGTTGCTCATGGGGCTTTCAGCACTGATCCCAGCTTCTTACATCTTGGAGTTAGTTCTGGTGTTCCTCTTTTTCATGGTTTCATCCGGGATGGTCTTCTACTCCCTCCTCATCTTGGCCACCCTTCGTGGCTACCCCTTTTCGCCGATTGATGTCCCAGCAGGATTCTTTGAACCGACAGTATACGTCCTCGTACCCGCCCGCAATGAGGAGGGAGTAATAGAGAGAACAGCTAGGGCAGTCTTGAACCAGGATTACTCCAACCTGAAGCTGTTTCTCATCAACGATAACTCCACGGATGGAACCCTTGAGGTTATGCGGATCTTTCAATCCACTCACCCCGACAGGGTCGTCGTGGTCAACGTCCCACCTCACAGGGGGAGGAGCAAGCCCGGTGCACTGAACTACACTCTTGAACTCATAGAGAGCGCATTCAAACGGCCGGACTACGTTTTCATTCTCGATGCCGACTATCTTCTGTCGCCGGGGGCAGTAAGGACACTCATTGGAATAATAGAAAACGCACCAAGCTATGTTATAGGCATTCAGGGCAACGTTAGACCCAGGAACTGGAACAGGAACTTTATAACCCGCTTCATAACCCTTGAGAGGCTCGTTGGTTTCAATGTTGCTATAGAGGGTGACCTGAAGCTCAACGAGAACGGCAAGTACGGCGGAACCGTGGCCCTGCTCAGGTTCTCTCACCTTATCCGTCTTGGGAAGTTTAACGAGGATTCCGTGACCGAGGATACTGAGCTGTGGGCAAGAGGCCTTATAGAAGGCTACCGTTTTATCTACTACCATGGTGTAATTGGATGGGAGGAGGCGGTTGAGACACTGAGGGACTACATAAAGCAGCGCTCTCGCTGGGCCCAGGGGCACCTGCAGGTGATGCTCGACTACTACTGGCCGGTTTTGAGGAGCTGCTCCAGCCTCGTAGAAGCATTCATAGAGCACTTCTACATGATAAGCTACCTTGTTCCGGTTTTCTGGTTTCTCTCGGTCGTTCTCAACGGCTATCTCGTTCTATCCGGAGGTGTCCCTCTGGCTCTCGCTAGGCCAAGACTCTTCTTAGTGGCCTCGGTACTGGCTTTTCTGGTTTTCTGGTTTTCGGTTGCCTACTCCAACTGGCTGGAAAGACGCAGATTTGGTTTTGGAGTACAATGGTGGTTTGTTCTGGCTTACCCCGTATACTTTCTCGTCTTCGTGCTGGCCGGGGTCGTGTACACAATGAGGGGTCTCCTTCGTCTCTTGGTCGGGAAGCTCCACTGGGAGAAAACGAGGAGGTTTACTTAA
- a CDS encoding 6-pyruvoyl-tetrahydropterin synthase-related protein, translating to MRRNYIILLLALSVVEFLPLFLAPTPPGLSGDSLGHLFKVHELMTEGWKPWIEEWYAGFPFLHFYPPASYIMAGILGKLFGGDLRGYAVTLMLTSFLGALGLHVYLRRLRREFYVAPLMFLLFPWRLGVAYVEGNFPRANAINLAPLFLLGVLYLAEYRERYLVLSALMISFVSLTHHSILVPLILVALVLHWDDLKSAHAIGNSLRVGGAVVFLTAFWYVPFLYDMHWADFWRMKETPWLFESYSLAPEKVLTPEILLPIILIIFILLISRRRGVLDIRKLTLIGILVYLSLGCYSPTSRLYSVLPFSLIPPYRWLDMTVLLIPLMAADALTGTRRSRKSIAAIIMVLLLTVPFIGWAKPINPIPKESLELAWYLREQPGDNYRVLIAEADATCSYLPALSGKDTLNGWYHEGNPVDREMDRIWYLLSKGKNASFYLRAYDVRFLVDAEQPGYREIAKVGGYTVYASNVSFVQQVSTVMTGKFYDLPLDYAYVKELPRNLKGVENIIYSGNPDNRTAEELLAFIKNGGTLIWIPSTPESLFGVESIMMPISLSKLSSLIYNVSRFAPFEYESSPWYGPVFRNVTSLIKMGNWTLIGVRKIGRGWLYVLGGNFLYHITYTGSMYEVRILKGLIADGKRLKVENVKRGEGWYSFGIKTGGPTLIRVSEAYFPYWTVRVDGRPTDVIRDDRTGLTLLEVDGSSKVVGAFRDPFMRLRHYSLLAWIIMLLYALAEFLPRRRISGFNGP from the coding sequence GTGAGGCGGAACTACATAATCCTCCTTCTAGCTCTCTCGGTGGTCGAGTTCCTCCCCCTTTTCCTTGCCCCTACCCCACCCGGTCTAAGTGGAGACAGTCTTGGGCACCTCTTTAAGGTCCACGAGTTGATGACGGAGGGGTGGAAACCCTGGATTGAGGAGTGGTACGCCGGTTTTCCTTTCCTGCACTTCTATCCCCCCGCTTCGTACATCATGGCGGGAATTCTCGGAAAACTTTTCGGGGGCGATTTAAGGGGCTATGCGGTGACCCTCATGCTGACGTCTTTTCTGGGGGCCCTTGGCCTGCACGTCTACCTCAGAAGACTCAGGAGGGAATTCTACGTTGCCCCTCTGATGTTTCTGCTCTTTCCCTGGCGTCTTGGGGTCGCTTACGTGGAAGGAAACTTCCCAAGGGCGAACGCAATTAACCTGGCCCCCCTCTTCCTTCTGGGTGTCCTGTACCTAGCAGAATACCGGGAGCGGTACCTAGTGCTCTCAGCCCTGATGATCTCGTTCGTCTCGTTAACCCACCATTCGATACTCGTGCCCCTCATCCTGGTAGCGCTGGTTCTCCACTGGGACGACCTGAAGAGCGCTCACGCGATTGGAAACTCCCTCCGCGTCGGAGGGGCGGTGGTTTTTCTCACCGCCTTCTGGTATGTCCCGTTCCTGTATGATATGCACTGGGCAGATTTTTGGAGGATGAAAGAAACCCCCTGGCTGTTTGAATCCTACAGCTTGGCTCCAGAAAAGGTTTTAACGCCGGAGATACTGCTCCCCATTATCCTCATCATTTTTATTTTGCTCATTAGCCGGAGAAGGGGAGTTCTGGACATCAGAAAGCTGACCCTAATCGGCATCTTAGTTTACCTGAGCCTCGGCTGCTACTCGCCAACGTCCCGGTTGTACTCGGTCCTCCCATTCAGCCTGATACCCCCTTATAGATGGCTTGACATGACGGTTCTCCTCATACCCCTGATGGCAGCGGATGCCTTAACCGGAACCAGGAGGAGTAGGAAATCCATCGCCGCGATAATAATGGTACTCCTCCTGACCGTACCATTCATTGGGTGGGCAAAACCGATAAACCCCATCCCGAAGGAGAGCCTTGAACTGGCTTGGTACCTCAGAGAACAGCCGGGAGACAACTACCGGGTTCTCATCGCCGAGGCAGATGCCACTTGCAGCTATCTCCCCGCTCTCTCAGGAAAGGACACCCTCAACGGTTGGTACCACGAGGGGAACCCAGTCGATAGGGAGATGGATCGTATCTGGTACCTCCTGTCAAAGGGTAAAAACGCAAGCTTTTACCTGAGGGCCTACGATGTCAGGTTCCTCGTAGATGCCGAGCAACCGGGCTATCGGGAGATCGCCAAGGTTGGTGGCTACACCGTTTACGCATCCAACGTGAGCTTCGTCCAGCAGGTCTCAACCGTAATGACCGGAAAGTTCTACGACCTCCCACTTGACTACGCTTACGTTAAAGAGCTCCCCAGAAACCTTAAAGGCGTGGAGAATATCATATACTCCGGTAACCCCGACAACAGAACCGCGGAGGAACTGCTGGCATTCATCAAGAACGGAGGGACATTAATCTGGATCCCATCAACACCGGAAAGCCTATTCGGTGTGGAATCCATCATGATGCCCATATCCCTCTCCAAGCTGAGCTCCCTCATCTACAACGTCTCCCGCTTCGCCCCCTTCGAGTACGAAAGCTCTCCATGGTACGGGCCTGTTTTCAGGAACGTCACGTCCTTGATAAAGATGGGGAATTGGACGTTGATTGGGGTGAGGAAAATCGGGAGGGGGTGGCTCTACGTCCTCGGCGGGAACTTCCTCTACCACATCACCTACACAGGCTCAATGTACGAGGTCAGGATCTTGAAGGGGCTGATCGCTGACGGGAAACGGCTGAAGGTTGAAAATGTTAAACGGGGTGAGGGATGGTACTCGTTTGGAATTAAGACCGGTGGACCCACCCTGATTCGTGTCTCCGAGGCGTATTTCCCATACTGGACTGTTAGGGTAGACGGGAGGCCCACCGATGTTATAAGGGACGACAGAACGGGGCTGACACTACTGGAGGTTGATGGGAGTTCAAAGGTAGTGGGGGCCTTTAGGGACCCATTCATGAGGCTCCGTCACTACTCACTCCTCGCCTGGATTATAATGCTCCTGTACGCCCTGGCGGAGTTCCTCCCAAGGAGGAGGATCTCGGGCTTCAATGGTCCATAA